The Mycetohabitans endofungorum genome contains a region encoding:
- the rsmB gene encoding 16S rRNA (cytosine(967)-C(5))-methyltransferase RsmB: MSHVPRKRPTSGAATLRPDSLAFALDGAARALARLRAGTALPDALAIVHAGIASAQARGAIQDLAYRATRQLARADAWLDALVRRAPAEHVANVLRCAFALLAEPDATRAYPDFTVVNQAVAAIAARADVAHTKGLVNAVLRNMVRSRPALLAEAMLDPVTRWNYPRWWIDALQRTWPDDAQRLLEVGNAHAPMTLRVNRRQTDVATYFERLRASGIDALRNPACPDTALTLREPMPVERLPGFAQGTISVQDAGAQRAAALLDVRDRMRVLDACAAPGGKTGHLLECADIELVALDSDAARAARINENLARLKLRASVQIGDAGEPGQWHDGRRFDRILADVPCSASGIVRRHPDIRWLRRSTDIIALVAEQRRIVQALWPLLERGGQLLYVTCSIFPEEGEQQAAWFEHALEDAVRLDAPGQILPTAACPGEHCDAHRDARSDLDQDGFFYARFQKR; this comes from the coding sequence GTGAGCCACGTGCCCCGGAAACGGCCTACCTCCGGCGCCGCCACGCTGCGGCCGGATTCTCTCGCGTTTGCGTTGGACGGTGCGGCACGCGCCCTTGCGCGGCTGCGGGCCGGGACCGCGCTGCCGGACGCGCTGGCCATCGTCCATGCGGGCATCGCGTCGGCGCAGGCTCGCGGCGCAATCCAAGACCTTGCCTATCGCGCGACGCGGCAATTGGCACGAGCTGACGCGTGGCTGGACGCGCTGGTTCGCAGAGCGCCTGCTGAACACGTGGCGAATGTGTTGCGCTGCGCATTCGCGTTGCTTGCTGAGCCTGATGCGACGCGCGCATACCCTGACTTCACGGTGGTCAACCAGGCGGTCGCTGCGATCGCGGCCCGCGCGGATGTCGCGCATACGAAGGGGCTGGTCAATGCCGTGCTGCGCAATATGGTCCGTTCACGGCCCGCTTTGCTTGCCGAAGCGATGCTTGATCCGGTTACGCGCTGGAACTATCCTCGATGGTGGATCGACGCACTGCAGCGCACGTGGCCCGACGACGCGCAGCGTTTGCTTGAAGTGGGCAACGCGCATGCGCCGATGACGCTGCGGGTGAACCGTCGTCAGACGGATGTGGCGACCTATTTCGAGAGGCTGCGGGCAAGCGGCATCGACGCGTTGCGCAACCCGGCTTGCCCGGATACCGCGCTCACGCTGCGCGAGCCGATGCCGGTCGAACGATTGCCCGGTTTCGCGCAAGGCACGATTTCAGTGCAGGATGCGGGCGCGCAGCGTGCCGCCGCGCTGCTTGACGTGCGCGACCGAATGCGTGTGTTGGACGCGTGTGCGGCGCCCGGCGGCAAGACCGGGCATCTTCTCGAATGCGCCGATATCGAACTGGTGGCGCTCGACAGTGATGCGGCACGGGCCGCGCGCATCAACGAAAACCTCGCGCGGTTGAAGCTACGCGCCAGCGTTCAGATCGGTGATGCAGGTGAGCCGGGCCAGTGGCACGACGGCCGGCGATTCGACCGTATCCTGGCCGACGTGCCGTGCTCCGCGTCAGGCATCGTCCGGCGCCATCCGGATATTCGCTGGCTGCGACGTTCCACCGACATCATCGCATTGGTTGCCGAGCAGCGCCGCATCGTGCAGGCGCTCTGGCCGCTGCTGGAGCGCGGTGGGCAATTGCTGTATGTGACATGCTCGATCTTCCCGGAAGAAGGCGAGCAACAAGCTGCATGGTTTGAACACGCGCTCGAAGATGCGGTACGATTGGACGCGCCGGGCCAAATCCTGCCCACGGCGGCGTGCCCGGGTGAGCATTGCGATGCTCACCGTGACGCCCGATCGGACCTCGACCAAGACGGATTCTTCTACGCGCGCTTTCAGAAACGGTGA
- the htpX gene encoding zinc metalloprotease HtpX — protein MFNWFKTALLMAAITALFIVIGGMIGGTRGMTIALVFALAMNFFSYWFSDQMVLKMYNAQEVDETSAPHFYRMVRELATRAGLPMPRVYLIDEDQPNAFATGRNPEHAAVAATTGILRVLSEREMRGVMAHELAHVKHRDILISTISATMAGAISALANFAMFFGGRDEQGRPTNPIAGIAVALLAPLAAGLIQMAISRSREFEADRGGAQISGDPQALAAALDKIHRYAAGIPFAAAQEHPATAQMMIMNPLSGGAIQNLFSTHPATEERIARLMAMARTGRYS, from the coding sequence ATGTTCAACTGGTTCAAGACTGCGTTGCTGATGGCCGCGATCACCGCGCTGTTCATTGTGATCGGTGGCATGATCGGCGGCACGCGCGGCATGACGATCGCGCTGGTGTTCGCGCTGGCCATGAATTTTTTCTCATACTGGTTTTCGGACCAGATGGTGCTGAAGATGTACAACGCGCAGGAGGTCGACGAAACCAGCGCACCACACTTCTATCGGATGGTCCGCGAACTGGCTACGCGCGCTGGGCTGCCGATGCCGCGCGTGTACCTGATCGACGAAGACCAGCCGAATGCGTTTGCAACCGGCCGCAACCCGGAGCACGCGGCGGTCGCGGCGACCACCGGTATCCTGCGCGTGTTGTCCGAGCGTGAGATGCGCGGCGTGATGGCGCATGAGCTTGCGCACGTCAAGCACCGCGACATCCTGATCTCGACGATTTCGGCGACGATGGCGGGAGCCATCTCCGCGCTGGCCAACTTCGCGATGTTCTTTGGCGGCCGGGACGAGCAAGGTCGGCCGACTAACCCGATTGCTGGTATCGCGGTTGCGCTGTTGGCGCCATTGGCCGCCGGTCTGATCCAGATGGCGATTTCGCGTTCGCGGGAGTTCGAGGCGGACCGCGGCGGCGCGCAGATCAGCGGTGATCCGCAAGCGTTGGCGGCAGCGCTCGATAAAATCCATCGGTATGCGGCGGGCATTCCGTTCGCTGCTGCGCAGGAGCACCCGGCGACCGCGCAGATGATGATCATGAACCCGCTGTCCGGTGGCGCGATCCAGAACCTGTTCTCCACTCACCCGGCGACTGAGGAACGGATCGCGCGGCTGATGGCGATGGCGCGCACGGGGCGTTATAGCTGA